In Sphaeramia orbicularis chromosome 1, fSphaOr1.1, whole genome shotgun sequence, a genomic segment contains:
- the LOC115418370 gene encoding LOW QUALITY PROTEIN: aspartate aminotransferase, cytoplasmic-like (The sequence of the model RefSeq protein was modified relative to this genomic sequence to represent the inferred CDS: deleted 1 base in 1 codon), with product MSIFSDVPQAPPVAVFKLTADFREDSHPQKVNLGVGAYRTDDCQPWVLPVVKKVEKLIVEDSSLNHEYLPILGLPEFRSAASKVALGDDSTAIKENRVGGVQALGGTGALRVGADFLRRWYNGTNNTATPVYVSAPTWENHNGVFADAGFKDIRPYHYWDAAKRGLDLDGLLDDLEKAPERSIFVLHACAHNPTGTDPTQEEWKKIAEIMKRRNLFVFFDSAYQGFASGSLDKDAWAIRFFVSEGFELFVAQSFSKNFGLYNERVGNLTVVAQDNENLTRILSQMEKIVRTTWSNPPSQGARIVSKTLNCPELFSEWKGNVKTMADRVLLMRDQLKTKLQDLGTPGTWDHITQQIGMFSFTGLNPKQVEYMIKEKHVYLMASGRINMCGLTTKNIDYVAQSIHEAVTKVQ from the exons ATGTCTATATTCAGCGATGTC CCGCAAGCTCCTCCGGTGGCGGTCTTCAAGCTGACGGCGGACTTCAGGGAGGACAGCCACCCGCAGAAGGTGAACCTCGGAGTCGGAG CGTATCGGACTGACGACTGCCAACCCTGGGTGCTGCCAGTGGTGAAGAAGGTGGAGAAGCTGATTGTGGAGGATAGCAGCCTCAACCACGAGTACCTGCCCATCCTCGGTCTGCCTGAGTTCCGCTCCGCCGCCTCCAAGGTTGCCCTGGGAGACGACAGCACTGCCATCAAGGAGAACAGG GTGGGTGGAGTCCAGGCTCTGGGTGGGACCGGTGCGTTGAGGGTCGGCGCAGACTTTCTGCGACGCTGGTACAATGGGACGAACAACACTGCCACCCCCGTCTACGTGTCAGCACCCACCTGGG AAAACCACAATGGTGTGTTCGCTGATGCTGGGTTCAAAGACATCCGGCCCTACCACTACTGGGATGCTGCCAAGAGGGGTCTGGACCTGGACGGGCTTCTGGACGATCTGGAG AAAGCTCCAGAGCGTTCCATCTTTGTCCTTCACGCCTGTGCACACAACCCGACCGGCACCGACCCGACCCAGGAGGAGTGGAAGAAGATCGCAGAGATCATGAAG AGGAGGAACTTGTTTGTGTTCTTTGACTCGGCCTACCAGGGCTTTGCCTCTGGCAGTCTGGATAAAGACGCCTGGGCCATTCGCTTCTTCGTCTCCGAGGGCTTTGAGCTCTTCGTGGCTCAGTCCTTCTCCAAAAACTTTGGCCTTTACA ATGAGAGAGTGGGAAACCTCACAGTCGTTGCCCAGGACAACGAGAACCTGACCCGCATCCTGTCTCAGATGGAGAAGATCGTCAGGACAACCTGGTCCAACCCACCATCCCAGGGAGCCCGCATCGTCAGCAAGACCCTCAACTGCCCTGAGCTGTTCTCTGAATG GAAGGGGAATGTGAAGACCATGGCAGACCGGGTCCTGTTGATGAGGGATCAGCTAAAGACCAAGCTGCAGGATCTGGGCACCCCGGGGACCTGGGACCACATCACCCAGCAGATCGGCATGTTCAGCTTCACTGGCCTGAACC CCAAACAGGTGGAGTATATGATCAAAGAGAAGCACGTGTACCTGATGGCCAGCGGTCGTATCAACATGTGTGGCCTGACGACCAAGAACATCGACTATGTGGCTCAGTCCATCCACGAGGCCGTCACCAAGGTCCAGTAA